TCTCATTGGTCACCACCACAAGGACCAGGGACAGGCAGCCCAGGAGCCATGTCAGCAGGGGCACGTCCTCCAGGCCAAAGTGGACGTGGCTGTCCCTGTGCGTCCACAGCTGCAGGTCCACGGCCGTCTGGACCACCTGACCCAGCAGCCTGCAGGAGGTGGCGGCACCGTGTGAACCCTGACACTGCTTGCTTCCTTCCCTGCTCTTCCCAGTACAACAGTTAGCTCGGGCAGGGCACAGTTAAACCTCTGGCCCCGGTCCCGCCTTCCAATCCTAGCCCTGCAGGAGACCCTCTCCTCCCCAGCCCGCACTCCGCCCTCCATCCTAGCAATACTCACACCACAGGCACTGTCACGGCCCACCAGAGGTTGGTCAAGGGGCTCTTTCTCCACAGGGGCTTGGTGCGATGCACATGGGTGATGGAAATGAAGACTGGGGAAAGTGGGGCGATGTGGGGGTCAGACTTCCACAGTGGGGCTCCTCTCCCACCATCATCCACGCCCTCCCAGGGAGCCCTCTCACCAGTGTGCAGGACAATCAGGGCGGCCGTGAGCTTCTGAGCCGACAGCAGTCCGTTGGCAAAGTCCTCAAACCAGGCTGGAGCCCTGTCGTCGTTGCTGCCAAAGTGGGGCATGGGCTCAGCCCCTCTGGGGCCGCAGGGAGgtaggctggggtggggagggaggaagcctCGAGGCGAGGCAGGCGATGGGTGGATCTCTGGGGCTGGGACCCACCTGGGCAGCATGACGGAGGAGCAGTTGGTGAGGTTGCGGTCCCGGGAGCTGTCACAGAAGCTCTGCAGTGTGAAGCCAAAGCAGATGAGGCAGGAGCTGATGGTGAGGCTGAACTTGAGCAGGAAGCAGAGCAGGAAGTAGTGCTGGGTCTGCCGGGGAACAAGGCCAGTCACTCCTGGGGCGCACAGCCCCTCTGCCGGCTGCTCCTAGCTCTTCCACGTATTCAACGGGCTCTTAGTAAATGGTCAGGCCTGGGGGGATGGGGAGCTCAAGGCCCAGCAAGGGTCTTTCCCAGCTCTGCGCCACTACCTCCTCTTTGATCTGGGGGAAGACTAGGAACCAAGTACCGGAGTTCTGCTGGAATCCCCCATCCAGAGCCTTCCAGATtagcccctctctcctcccccaaccctcAGTCCCTTCCATGCTCACTTGCAAGGCTCACAGGGTCTGTTTCGCTTACCTTCTTGGGAATGGACTGGAGGTTTTTCCCTGTTGCCATAGACATGATGGAGCTATGGGGGGGCTTCCCCAGCAGAGAGATGCTGAAAAGCAGAGATCAGGTAGAGGGATGGTGACAATGACCCTCTGTCCCTCAATTCTCACAGAGGGAGCCTCTAGGGAGTCTTGCGCGTGAGGTCGAGTCTGGTGAGGGGATGGAATAAAACAAAGGCTGGacggcagtggctcacacctgtaatcccagcactttgggaggctgagatgggcagatcatttgaggtcaggagttcaaaaccagcctggccaacatggcaaaaacccatctctactaaaaatacaaaaattagccaggtgtggtagtgggtgcctgtaacctcagctactcaggaggctgaggcaggagaatcacttgagcccgggaggcggaggttgcgatgagcagagactgtaccattgcactccagcctggatgactgagcgagactccatctcaaaaaaaaaaaaaaaaaagacaaagggggTTCCCTCCATGCCTCCTGTACCAGAGGAGGTGACCCCTGAGCAGTTCCAGAACCTTAGGCTCCTGGGGCTGCACAGTGACATCCAGACACCTCCTGCTTAGGCATGGGGGGCAGGGAAGCTACATGGCGTCTCACCTGAGCAGAGGGTAGCAAAAGCAGGACAGCCACAGGATGTCGGTGGTACTCAGGAGTGCCGGCAGCTGGACCAGGCAAGAAAGGAACTAGACCAGGAAAGAAGCCAAGAGCCACAGTTCGATTCAGGCAAATAATAAGGGCATAGGAGCCCCCGAGCTCCCTTGCCCTGAGCCCAGATAGATGCTCACATCCTGCCAGAGGGAACAGGGGCCGGAGGGAATACTCTTCTGCCAATGAGGGTCATCTCAAAAAGCCCAGGGGCTTCACAGAGGCTCTGGGGGGACCCCTTGACTGTACTGCTAATCCCAGCCTCCCTCCTCAGATTTTCAGCTGGCCCCTGAGTGAAGAGGTGAGTAGCACGGGGGGGCAATGCCCGTGCAGGCCCCACCTCACCTGGATAACCACGAGGGTCAGCTGGCACTGCAGCAGGAAGAGGAAGCACTTACGGATGCCGTAGGTGGCGTGCCGAGCCTAGGGACCAAGAGGGACAGACTATGGCCTGGGTCTGCCTGGCCTCTCCTAGGCCCAACAGCTGATGCACTTTAGCCAAGAGCCAGATGCCCAGGATGCTTCTACAAGGGGAGCAGAGGCGAATGTAACTGCCTGGGAGAGCCCGCTGGGAGGGCTGGGGAATGAGGTCCCCGGGTCCAAACAGGTCCTGTGCTGCTACTCCCACCCCGGGCGGGTCCTGTCCTGCGTCTCTCCTCCTTTGCCTGCCGAAGCACCCACCTGTTCGATAAGCCGGATGATGCTAATGGTCTCCTCCTGGCGAAAGGTCAGGGAGCAGGGCAGGCTGTTGAGCTGCCCTGACAGCTGCAGGGGAGAAAGGCCATCCAAGGCCTGGGCCATGCTGGTGCTGGTGGCGTAGCCAAAGGTCTCCCAGGAGCAACGGGATGGGTACAGGGGATCCAGGGCAATGCTGCTCAGGGTGGGGGACACACTTCAGCTGTATCTCCCACAGGACTGGGCACCCCACCCTCTTCTCCCACCGTGCCCAGGTGCATTGGTCCCAGCCAGGGCGAGGTCGGCTATGGTACACACCCCCAGCCCCACGCAGGCCCATCTGATCCTCCggtctgggaggtagaggctggcCCGCAGGCTCCAGGGTCCCGCCCTGACCTGATGTCGCTCTGGAGGAAGAGGCAGCTGTTCCGCAGGTTGGCAGAGCTGCCCAGGCAGCAGGTCACCTCCCCGTACTCTTGCATGATCTTTATCATCTCACACATGGCTGAGGACAGAGTATGAGGGCACAAGAGTCAGGCAGGCAGAGCGCCATGTGGGCGCTGGGCAGAGACCCGTGGGACAGGAGAGCGGGAGGCAATAGCAGGTGGGCCCCTCTTCGAAACAATCCCACCCCCAGCAGCGGGATCATGTGAACATTGGCACTTCTGACTCCAACCCACAAGATTCCCCAGCTGATCCCAGCCCAGGTTCCTTCACTCCCCGCGTGGGAAACCTACATCCCTCCAGAGCCCACGGGGTACCCAGGCCCAGGCAGAGCTCAGTCGAAGGGACCAGGTTGCCCAAGTACCCATGGCCACAGCACTCACTCTCTGGGGTGCAGTCGGTGAAAAGGGGCACTAGCAGGGGCACATTGTCGATGTTCTGCAGGTGGGGCCGCACTTGGTGGATACCCCGGGGCAGCTTGGCCTGGAGAAAGCAGAGATGCCAGTGGCTTCGGGATGGGGATCAGCATCCCTCGCCTCCACGTGCCTGCCCACTACCTCTCTACCTCTCCCCTGGACCAGCTATGGGACCACTACAGGAACACGTGAGACAGATCCTGCCATCGTACCCGGTTGGAGTCCTCCAGGAAGCTGGGGATGTCACTGTCCGTAGGCTGGAAGCTGATGAGGTCTGAGTGACCCTCCTCCTCCATGAGGAGCAGCCCTTCTGCATCATCTCGGGACACTGTGGGGACAAAAGCCTCTCCCTCACCTTGGGGCCGGCCTTCTGGGGGCCTGTCCCTGCCCTGCAGAGAATTTCCTGCCTGTGTCCCTCCTTCCTGCTGACTACTGTTTCCCGCAGGGACATCAGAGCCATTTCCCAAGGGAAAGTACTTAACTGGAGGGCTCTCCGgaggctcttcctggctgtggCTCTGAGGAGGGGAATCCTCCCACCGCcaccccgtccccaccccacGCCTTTGCCCTTACCCTGATTCAGGTCATCATGCAGGGAGCCTGCgtggctggggctggagggggGGATCTCGGAGCCAGGCATGTCACCGTTGGGTGTGAGGGAGATGTGGCAGTTCCAGCCTGTCTCCAGGCCCATTTTTTCTGCAAACACCTGTGAAAGGCAGATGGCCGTGAACATACGGGCCCAAAAGCCCGTGGGAAACAGAGTTAGTGGTGGCAGAGGGGATGGCTCTCCCCACCTTGCTTTTGAGCTCATCCTCCAAAGAGAAGTAGACAAAGCGGATGCAGGCGTTGACAAGCCCATCGATGAGGCGCACGATGTCCAGCCGGGCCTGGTACTGGGAGGACACCATGCCCATGAAGATCTGGCCGCTCAGGGCCTGCATGCAGTCTTCCTTCTCCAGCACCTCCCCGATCCCTTCTTCAGGCAGGACACACAGGACACAGCCCGATCAGGACACCCAGGAACCAGCCCAGGGCCACACACACAGATGCCACACCCAAATCAATGAGCATACGGGCCCCAGGGGACCACACACAGCCACGTACACACACAGCCAAGACACACGAAGGAGCCgacagacacaggagaaaagaCAATGAAAGGTATGCATCAGTCAGGTGGCTGAATCTGAGCTGGGAGCCACGACAGGGCATGGCTTCAGCTCCTGCCCAGGGGGGACTGGCCCTACCCTCAGCAACTGCTTCAATTCACAGTCTCTTGGGTTCAAAAAACCCAGGAAGTGTGCGTGTCTGGTGGGAATGGGGTGGTGTGGTAAAGCTTCTGGGCCCCTCTGCACCAGCAGGGTGACAGACCTGGTCTCCTGTCTGATCCTACCAAGCCTAATGGTCTATGAACACTGCTTGGTAACTTCCCAGGAAAGCACTCTGACACACGTTACCCACTTGAGCATCACAACCAACCAGTGAGGCAGGCCAAGTGAGCACCCACTGATAAGGGAGGAAACTAAGGGACTCCCCATGTCACCGGATAGAGTGCCACACTGGCGTCCCAGCCTGGGGCTGTGGCCACTGCCCCCTTTGCTGTGGGGGGTGCCAGGGCCCTCCAGACGCCCTCCCTGCTCCTGGGCTTCAGCAGCTCAGGGGAGCCCTAGCACCGGCCCTGCTGGACAGACGCACGAGGTACCATCAGAGCTCCAGCTGCTGCGGCGGGCGTTctgcttgatggggatggcgctGGGCAGCTCGCACATGGTGAAGATGCTGCTTTGGCCGGGCACCTGTACCAGCTCGATGCACTTGCCGTTGAGCTGAGAGGACAGGGCGCAGTTCATGGGCTTGTAGGCGAAGGCAGAGCAATACCCAGACAGGCAGGCTCGCTGGTAGAAGTCCAGCACTTTCTTTCTGCCAGGGAAGCAGGCGGAGGTGAGGTGAGTGTTCCTGCCTCTGAAGAGCAGGTGCCCCAGCAGTGCGACTGCCCTTGCTGCTGGCATGCGCTTCCTCACCCACCTGTCAGATCCCGAGAGAGGGTAGATGTCAGCTCCGTCCCAGAAGTCCGTGCAGGCCTCTAAGACCACATCAGCGGTGCCATGGGATAGCATCTGCTCTGTGCCTGGGGGGAAGAGAGTTCAAACCCTGAGTGTCGCTAACCAGCCCCCCGCCCTCACTCTGCCCTGACAGGCAAAGCACTGTCCTCCCGGAGAAGGGCACTGAGGAGCCCCTGCCAGAAGAGGAGCCTCCCTGGGACTGACGATCAGCAAGGCTCTGCAGTGCCACTGGGCTTGGAATGCAGACACCATATTCCCATCCTTTGGACAATCCTGACCTCTGCAATCAACACCATCCCAGCCCTGGTCCCCAATTCCAGCCCCTGCCAGAGTGGAGCACTTGGAAGTAGTCTACTTTTCATCTGCCCAGGCCTCCCTAGCAATAGGTGGGGCTGGGCAGAGCCCCCCTGCCAAGCTCTGGAAGGTCTCGCCTGGTGCTGGCCAAGGTAGCCAGGGCTCACTGGTGGTGGTGTCTTTAATGAAGAGGCTGATCATGTGGCTGAGGGGAGGCCGCCGCTTGGTGACACAGGAGAGCCGCCCCAGTGACGTCTCCTTCATTGTCTCGGCACTGGGGAGGCGGTACAGCGCCAGGTGGTTCTCCTGCTTGAAGAGCTCCTTGGCCCCAGGAGTGAAGCCTGTGGGGCGGGGAACAGGAACTTAGGGCCATGCCCTGGCAATACCCCGCCAGGTCCATTAAGTCCCGTGAGCAGTTGGTACTGGGCCTCTTCTAGGAGACAGGTCCAGCCAGCCATCCCCTGCCATGGGGGCCCGTACCAATGAGGCGGGCAAGCTCACAGAGGCCCCAGGGCACATGCACGGGCAGCACGGCGCTGTGGCTCTCTTGCAGGGCGATGTTGCACAGGTGGTCGGAGAATCGGCACAGGCGCTCGGTGACGCTGGCATTACACAGGTTCAGCAGCACATTGAGGCCCAGGGGTTTGAGGGAGGTGAGGTGCAGCTGCCAGTTGGAGTCATCAAACTGGATGCAGGAGGGGTTCTGCTGGTCCTGGGACAGGCTCAGCATCTCCAGGTGGTAGTCACACACAAAGTCCTCTGCTTCGTAGGGGTCGCTCTCCATCCCAGGCTGGGTCTGGGGGAAATGTGGAGGAGAGCCTCAGCCCGGGGATCCGGTGTGGGGAAGCCAGCGCCGGCTCCGCCTACCTCCCAAGGCTGGGGAGGGCTCCTGCCCCTGAAAGGTGCCCTTCCCAGGAGAGAGCTCCCGCTCACTATCTTCCACCCCCTCCCTCCTGAAAGCCGCTTCCTGTCCTTCTTGGGCTCCTGTCTGCTTCTAGAAACTATTAATATATCTCATGACACTGGCAGGAGCCAAAAACAGGGGTGGCTAGACCAAAGAGGACACAGTTGAGAGATCTTTTGTGGCCAGGGAACATCTCTGAGAGGGAGCCCTGGGCTGTGTATGTTTGGAAGGTTCCAGTAGGGACACCAGTGATTGCGATGACGAGAATGGAAGGGTAGGGGGAGGCTCCGCCCACTTCACAGCAGAGACTGGGGGAGGGCCTCGGGGGCCACTGGCCTAGCCTGGAGGCCCCTAGCCTGGAGGCGCTGGGACAGAGGGTGGAGACGCCTGCTCTTTCAGACCCTGTGGGGCCAGGCTGGCCAGGGAGGCCAGGACAGCCTGTGGCCAAGGGTGTGGCTGCCCCACGCCACCTCCTCCCGTCACCTTGCTGGGCTCTTCTTCACCACCCTCGGTGTCCCTGCTGAAGCTCACGTTGGAGCCAGATGGGTGTTTGCTGCGGCCGTGCGCTTTGTGGTGTGAATAGGGCTCAGGGGGCTTGGGAGCCTCGCCAGGCCAGTCGCCACGCTCCTGCTCGTTGGAAAGGTGCAGGGTGTTGTTCAGGGAGCCAGCCAGGAGGGCGTCTCGTTCGTGGGGCTGAAGAGAATGAGGAGCACAGGCTAGGACCAGTGGCTCCCACGGCCTGGGGAGGCAGGATGCTTCTAGGTCCCCTGGCTGCCTTGTCTTCACCTCACCTGCCCAGAAGCAGATCCTAATGGTGCTCAAACCCTCCTTCGCCCTCCTAAACCTCACCCTCCCTGGCCAGGCTCCAAGGCTAAACAGCCTGGCCCAGAGTCGGGCCCATGGGAGCCGGCCATACCTCCTCCTCTACCTCGGGATGGCAGAAGGAGCGCGTGGATAGGCCATCGGTGAGGTCCTCATGGCTGCTGTGAGGGGGCTCCACCTTCCCGCTGAAGAACAGTACAGTCTCTGGGCTGGGATTTGGCCATGACAGGATCCCCTGTTTGTCCACACAGCACAGGACCTGCATGGAAAGCATTTGAGATAGGAAAGGGGCCTGCCATTAGCCTACCCTGCCCAGGGGCCACTCAAGCGGCAGGTGGGCAGCCCAGGCCCAGCCAGAGAGCAGGGCGGGCACAACAGCTGCCTCTTTCCCGCAAGGCCCACCCTCACCGTGACAGAGCCCAGGCTGTGCAGCAGGCTGGAACTGTGGCTCAGTGTTGGCGACGTTCCCCCGAGCACCCTCAGGAAGTGGCCCCAAATGCAGCGTAGCATTTCCTGGTGGGAGAGAGGAAGTTTGCAAGGCCATTTAGCGCTCGGCCTCATTTCCCTGGAGATGGCCTCTAGGGGGAAATCCAGGGGAGCACCACGAAGTTGGGGTGGAGAGGCACTTCTCTGGGGCAGGGTGCGGACGCGTTATGGGAACAGGTCCAGGTTGTGTCCACATGTAACGGGTGGACATGGGGCTCTAAGAGCCTGTTTGGAGGCTTTAAGGCCATAAATAGGGGAGTCCCAGGATTATGGCTGTAGGGACCTGCGAGAGAAGCCATCCCGGGTCAGTGTTGTACCTGAGAGGAGACAGCCTCCGTATAGCTGCTGAGAGTGTCCTCTGAGAACTTAGCCAGCTGCACGGAGAGAGGGTGAGGTCCTCAGTGAGGAAAACGCCGCCTTCACACAGGCCTCTCCAAGCTGGCAGAGTGGGGGCCCACACCGGCGGGGCTCCCAACCCCTTTGGTAAAGGGCCCGGGCCGTTCTAACTCCCCACCTGGTGGAAGCCAGGGTAGACGCTCACCCACACCCAGGGCCTGGCCTAGAGGCCCTTCTGGAATGGAGAGGGCCCGAGGCCTGGAGAGCTGCCCAGGCTGACCAACGTGCCGAGCCCAAGGTGGGGCTGGACTTCTGCCCCTGTCCTCTGGCACAGCCAGCTCCCTCTTTTTGTTCCTGTGACTTCCCCCAGACACCTTGGAAAAGCCTACcagggagctgggtgaggccttgCTCATCTGGGCCAGGACACGGGCCTCTCCACAGGCGGTTGCCAGAACCCAGAGGACTGGAAAGAGCAGGGGGAGGATGGGCAGGACGCCATTCACCTGGGAAGGAGCGGACCACACAGACGGCTCCTGAGCTCcgggcctggggaggagggaagggaagggctgCCCTGGCCCCACGGCCATTCCCTGGGCAGGAAGGGCCAGCTCTCTCAGGGGCAGGAAGGGAAagagatgttcttttttttttttgagacggagtcttgctctgtcgccaggctggagggcagtggcgtgatctcggctcactgcaacctccacctcccaggttcaagggattctcccacctcagccacccgaatggctgggactacaggcacgtgccaccatgcccagctaatttttatatttttagtagagacagggtttcatcatattggccaggatggtctcggtctcttgacctcacgatctgcccgccttggcctcccaaagtgctgaaattacaggcctgagcccccacgcccggctggaAAGAGGTGTTTTTAAGCTGAAGTGTGAGGGGCCCTCTGGGCTGCAGAGAGGGAGGGATAGCCAGGGTACTAAGAGAAGAGACGGCCCTGCGGGTTGGAGGGAAGCATGACCGAGAGGACAGGGCGGTCCTTGCCTGGAGCTGGAGGAGGGTGTACTGCCAGGAAGTGACCCCCGGGGCACTGAAGATGAAGCGCAGGGCATTGGTGATGAGGAAGCCGGCCTGTTGGGAACAGCAGAGGCACAGCCTTGACCCCGCCCCTCTAGAGGGACCCAGGCAGTGCCGTTCCCCTTCCTTTGCTGCTCCACAGTCTGGCTCGCTCTAGGACCCTCTGCATTCACTCCCCCTCACGTGAGTGGC
The window above is part of the Symphalangus syndactylus isolate Jambi chromosome 14, NHGRI_mSymSyn1-v2.1_pri, whole genome shotgun sequence genome. Proteins encoded here:
- the TMEM94 gene encoding transmembrane protein 94 isoform X6; this encodes MLFKQAELWMPHQGKGNKGEPPSALGLSTRKALSILKEQLEAVLEGHLSKRKKCLTWKEVWRSSFLHHSNRCSCFHWPGASLMLLAVLLLLGCCGGQPAGSRGVGLVNGLALFLLLLLNLVLIGRQDRLKRREVERRLRGIIDQIQDALRDGREIQWPNAMYPDLHMPFAPSWSLHWAYRDGHLVNLPVSLLVEGDIIALRPGQESFASLRGIKDDEHIVLEPGDLFPPFSPPPSPRGEVERGPQSPQQHRLFRVLETPVIDNVRWCLDMALSRPVTALDNERFTVQSVMLHYAVPVVLAGFLITNALRFIFSAPGVTSWQYTLLQLQVNGVLPILPLLFPVLWVLATACGEARVLAQMSKASPSSLLAKFSEDTLSSYTEAVSSQEMLRCIWGHFLRVLGGTSPTLSHSSSLLHSLGSVTVLCCVDKQGILSWPNPSPETVLFFSGKVEPPHSSHEDLTDGLSTRSFCHPEPHERDALLAGSLNNTLHLSNEQERGDWPGEAPKPPEPYSHHKAHGRSKHPSGSNTQPGMESDPYEAEDFVCDYHLEMLSLSQDQQNPSCIQFDDSNWQLHLTSLKPLGLNVLLNLCNASVTERLCRFSDHLCNIALQESHSAVLPVHVPWGLCELARLIGFTPGAKELFKQENHLALYRLPSAETMKETSLGRLSCVTKRRPPLSHMISLFIKDTTTSTEQMLSHGTADVVLEACTDFWDGADIYPLSGSDRKKVLDFYQRACLSGYCSAFAYKPMNCALSSQLNGKCIELVQVPGQSSIFTMCELPSAIPIKQNARRSSWSSDEGIGEVLEKEDCMQALSGQIFMGMVSSQYQARLDIVRLIDGLVNACIRFVYFSLEDELKSKVFAEKMGLETGWNCHISLTPNGDMPGSEIPPSSPSHAGSLHDDLNQVSRDDAEGLLLMEEEGHSDLISFQPTDSDIPSFLEDSNRAKLPRGIHQVRPHLQNIDNVPLLVPLFTDCTPETMCEMIKIMQEYGEVTCCLGSSANLRNSCLFLQSDISIALDPLYPSRCSWETFGYATSTSMAQALDGLSPLQLSGQLNSLPCSLTFRQEETISIIRLIEQARHATYGIRKCFLFLLQCQLTLVVIQFLSCLVQLPALLSTTDILWLSCFCYPLLSISLLGKPPHSSIMSMATGKNLQSIPKKTQHYFLLCFLLKFSLTISSCLICFGFTLQSFCDSSRDRNLTNCSSVMLPSNDDRAPAWFEDFANGLLSAQKLTAALIVLHTGERAPWEGVDDGGRGAPLWKSDPHIAPLSPVFISITHVHRTKPLWRKSPLTNLWWAVTVPVVLLGQVVQTAVDLQLWTHRDSHVHFGLEDVPLLTWLLGCLSLVLVVVTNEIVKLHEIRVRVRYQKRQKLQFETKLGMNSPF
- the TMEM94 gene encoding transmembrane protein 94 isoform X2; translated protein: MLFKQAELWMPHQGKGNKGEPPSALGLSTRKALSILKEQLEAVLEGHLSKRKKCLTWKEVWRSSFLHHSNRCSCFHWPGASLMLLAVLLLLGCCGGQPAGSRGVGLVNGLALFLLLLLNLVLIGRQDRLKRREVERRLRGIIDQIQDALRDGREIQWPNAMYPDLHMPFAPSWSLHWAYRDGHLVNLPVSLLVEGDIIALRPGQESFASLRGIKDDEHIVLEPGDLFPPFSPPPSPRGEVERGPQSPQQHRLFRVLETPVIDNVRWCLDMALSRPVTALDNERFTVQSVMLHYAVPVVLAGFLITNALRFIFSAPGVTSWQYTLLQLQVNGVLPILPLLFPVLWVLATACGEARVLAQMSKASPSSLLAKFSEDTLSSYTEAVSSQEMLRCIWGHFLRVLGGTSPTLSHSSSLLHSLGSVTVLCCVDKQGILSWPNPSPETVLFFSGKVEPPHSSHEDLTDGLSTRSFCHPEPHERDALLAGSLNNTLHLSNEQERGDWPGEAPKPPEPYSHHKAHGRSKHPSGSNVSFSRDTEGGEEEPSKTQPGMESDPYEAEDFVCDYHLEMLSLSQDQQNPSCIQFDDSNWQLHLTSLKPLGLNVLLNLCNASVTERLCRFSDHLCNIALQESHSAVLPVHVPWGLCELARLIGFTPGAKELFKQENHLALYRLPSAETMKETSLGRLSCVTKRRPPLSHMISLFIKDTTTSTEQMLSHGTADVVLEACTDFWDGADIYPLSGSDRKKVLDFYQRACLSGYCSAFAYKPMNCALSSQLNGKCIELVQVPGQSSIFTMCELPSAIPIKQNARRSSWSSDEGIGEVLEKEDCMQALSGQIFMGMVSSQYQARLDIVRLIDGLVNACIRFVYFSLEDELKSKVFAEKMGLETGWNCHISLTPNGDMPGSEIPPSSPSHAGSLHDDLNQVSRDDAEGLLLMEEEGHSDLISFQPTDSDIPSFLEDSNRAKLPRGIHQVRPHLQNIDNVPLLVPLFTDCTPETMCEMIKIMQEYGEVTCCLGSSANLRNSCLFLQSDISIALDPLYPSRCSWETFGYATSTSMAQALDGLSPLQLSGQLNSLPCSLTFRQEETISIIRLIEQARHATYGIRKCFLFLLQCQLTLVVIQFLSCLVQLPALLSTTDILWLSCFCYPLLSISLLGKPPHSSIMSMATGKNLQSIPKKTQHYFLLCFLLKFSLTISSCLICFGFTLQSFCDSSRDRNLTNCSSVMLPSNDDRAPAWFEDFANGLLSAQKLTAALIVLHTGERAPWEGVDDGGRGAPLWKSDPHIAPLSPVFISITHVHRTKPLWRKSPLTNLWWAVTVPVVLLGQVVQTAVDLQLWTHRDSHVHFGLEDVPLLTWLLGCLSLVLVVVTNEIVKLHEIRVRVRYQKRQKLQFETKLGMNSPF
- the TMEM94 gene encoding transmembrane protein 94 isoform X4 — translated: MDLKEKHLGEPPSALGLSTRKALSILKEQLEAVLEGHLSKRKKCLTWKEVWRSSFLHHSNRCSCFHWPGASLMLLAVLLLLGCCGGQPAGSRGVGLVNGLALFLLLLLNLVLIGRQDRLKRREVERRLRGIIDQIQDALRDGREIQWPNAMYPDLHMPFAPSWSLHWAYRDGHLVNLPVSLLVEGDIIALRPGQESFASLRGIKDDEHIVLEPGDLFPPFSPPPSPRGEVERGPQSPQQHRLFRVLETPVIDNVRWCLDMALSRPVTALDNERFTVQSVMLHYAVPVVLAGFLITNALRFIFSAPGVTSWQYTLLQLQVNGVLPILPLLFPVLWVLATACGEARVLAQMSKASPSSLLAKFSEDTLSSYTEAVSSQEMLRCIWGHFLRVLGGTSPTLSHSSSLLHSLGSVTVLCCVDKQGILSWPNPSPETVLFFSGKVEPPHSSHEDLTDGLSTRSFCHPEPHERDALLAGSLNNTLHLSNEQERGDWPGEAPKPPEPYSHHKAHGRSKHPSGSNVSFSRDTEGGEEEPSKTQPGMESDPYEAEDFVCDYHLEMLSLSQDQQNPSCIQFDDSNWQLHLTSLKPLGLNVLLNLCNASVTERLCRFSDHLCNIALQESHSAVLPVHVPWGLCELARLIGFTPGAKELFKQENHLALYRLPSAETMKETSLGRLSCVTKRRPPLSHMISLFIKDTTTSTEQMLSHGTADVVLEACTDFWDGADIYPLSGSDRKKVLDFYQRACLSGYCSAFAYKPMNCALSSQLNGKCIELVQVPGQSSIFTMCELPSAIPIKQNARRSSWSSDEGIGEVLEKEDCMQALSGQIFMGMVSSQYQARLDIVRLIDGLVNACIRFVYFSLEDELKSKVFAEKMGLETGWNCHISLTPNGDMPGSEIPPSSPSHAGSLHDDLNQVSRDDAEGLLLMEEEGHSDLISFQPTDSDIPSFLEDSNRAKLPRGIHQVRPHLQNIDNVPLLVPLFTDCTPETMCEMIKIMQEYGEVTCCLGSSANLRNSCLFLQSDISIALDPLYPSRCSWETFGYATSTSMAQALDGLSPLQLSGQLNSLPCSLTFRQEETISIIRLIEQARHATYGIRKCFLFLLQCQLTLVVIQFLSCLVQLPALLSTTDILWLSCFCYPLLSISLLGKPPHSSIMSMATGKNLQSIPKKTQHYFLLCFLLKFSLTISSCLICFGFTLQSFCDSSRDRNLTNCSSVMLPSNDDRAPAWFEDFANGLLSAQKLTAALIVLHTGERAPWEGVDDGGRGAPLWKSDPHIAPLSPVFISITHVHRTKPLWRKSPLTNLWWAVTVPVVLLGQVVQTAVDLQLWTHRDSHVHFGLEDVPLLTWLLGCLSLVLVVVTNEIVKLHEIRVRVRYQKRQKLQFETKLGMNSPF
- the TMEM94 gene encoding transmembrane protein 94 isoform X10; the protein is MLFKQAELWMPHQGKGNKGEPPSALGLSTRKALSILKEQLEAVLEGHLSKRKKCLTWKEVWRSSFLHHSNRCSCFHWPGASLMLLAVLLLLGCCGGQPAGSRGVGLVNGLALFLLLLLNLVLIGRQDRLKRREVERRLRGIIDQIQDALRDGREIQWPNAMYPDLHMPFAPSWSLHWAYRDGHLVNLPVSLLVEGDIIALRPGQESFASLRGIKDDEHIVLEPGDLFPPFSPPPSPRGEVERGPQSPQQHRLFRVLETPVIDNVRWCLDMALSRPVTALDNERFTVQSVMLHYAVPVVLAGFLITNALRFIFSAPGVTSWQYTLLQLQVNGVLPILPLLFPVLWVLATACGEARVLAQMSKASPSSLLAKFSEDTLSSYTEAVSSQEMLRCIWGHFLRVLGGTSPTLSHSSSLLHSLGSVTVLCCVDKQGILSWPNPSPETVLFFSGKVEPPHSSHEDLTDGLSTRSFCHPEVEEEPHERDALLAGSLNNTLHLSNEQERGDWPGEAPKPPEPYSHHKAHGRSKHPSGSNVSFSRDTEGGEEEPSKTQPGMESDPYEAEDFVCDYHLEMLSLSQDQQNPSCIQFDDSNWQLHLTSLKPLGLNVLLNLCNASVTERLCRFSDHLCNIALQESHSAVLPVHVPWGLCELARLIGFTPGAKELFKQENHLALYRLPSAETMKETSLGRLSCVTKRRPPLSHMISLFIKDTTTSTEQMLSHGTADVVLEACTDFWDGADIYPLSGSDRKKVLDFYQRACLSGYCSAFAYKPMNCALSSQLNGKCIELVQVPGQSSIFTMCELPSAIPIKQNARRSSWSSDEGIGEVLEKEDCMQALSGQIFMGMVSSQYQARLDIVRLIDGLVNACIRFVYFSLEDELKSKVFAEKMGLETGWNCHISLTPNGDMPGSEIPPSSPSHAGSLHDDLNQVSRDDAEGLLLMEEEGHSDLISFQPTDSDIPSFLEDSNRAKLPRGIHQVRPHLQNIDNVPLLVPLFTDCTPETMCEMIKIMQEYGEVTCCLGSSANLRNSCLFLQSDISIALDPLYPSRCSWETFGYATSTSMAQALDGLSPLQLSGQLNSLPCSLTFRQEETISIIRLIEQARHATYGIRKCFLFLLQCQLTLVVIQFLSCLVQLPALLSTTDILWLSCFCYPLLSISLLGKPPHSSIMSMATGKNLQSIPKKTQHYFLLCFLLKFSLTISSCLICFGFTLQSFCDSSRDRNLTNCSSVMLPRAPAWFEDFANGLLSAQKLTAALIVLHTVFISITHVHRTKPLWRKSPLTNLWWAVTVPVVLLGQVVQTAVDLQLWTHRDSHVHFGLEDVPLLTWLLGCLSLVLVVVTNEIVKLHEIRVRVRYQKRQKLQFETKLGMNSPF